The proteins below come from a single Kitasatospora sp. NBC_00315 genomic window:
- a CDS encoding phosphopantetheine-binding protein yields MSTETEFVSDALRFLEEIGADTAGVDPGTNLFESGVLDSLGTLAFLDFLEQQMGEEIEIEGLDIDSIATLRGAHGFVQGQKR; encoded by the coding sequence ATGTCAACGGAAACCGAATTCGTCAGCGACGCCCTGCGGTTCCTGGAGGAGATCGGCGCCGACACCGCGGGGGTCGACCCGGGGACGAACCTCTTCGAGAGCGGGGTGCTGGACTCGCTGGGCACCCTCGCGTTCCTCGACTTCCTGGAGCAGCAGATGGGCGAGGAGATCGAGATCGAGGGGCTGGACATCGACTCGATCGCGACCCTGCGCGGCGCCCACGGGTTCGTCCAGGGCCAGAAGCGCTGA
- a CDS encoding class I adenylate-forming enzyme family protein produces the protein MRELLKRHEELAATRPDDPAVVYACEPHAGVTLTWAGLCERAEQIRATLLAGGARGHRVSALVLNDHPDLIPTLLALWQLDSPPVLLDPQWGERLTASVLAHSTPSFRVDLVPSVTVTPLAGGPLDDVPGDAVFIGYTSGSTGDPKAIVFTHERLYDGTLGNVSASVRLRGARPARLARSMRMSGSGVINLHHTWGAVLGATVVVLPELTVASARGYWARLAEHHIDQTFLVPQLVELVNRFAQDRETTGPGPLCFTGSAPLSPRTQERFQRRFGLPLMNAYGLSETSSAAFFGDLGADGLATNRIGVPERVAARLRDTAGHVVDGPGEGEIELSGAQVFGGYHRNGTATEQTLVDGWLRTGDIARRDEDGVYRLVGRSKDAVMKGSYAIYLTEVEEAAAAHPDVLEVAAVPLRLADSTEDIGCLVRLVDGSGAAAEEILGWLREALGARRAPCRVVLTTEPLPRGGQDKLVRPAVTARWDELPNVPRALHGSWQSAGAER, from the coding sequence ATGAGGGAACTGCTCAAGCGGCACGAGGAGCTCGCGGCCACCCGCCCCGACGACCCCGCCGTCGTCTACGCCTGCGAGCCGCACGCCGGCGTCACGCTGACCTGGGCCGGCCTGTGCGAGCGCGCGGAGCAGATCCGCGCGACGCTGCTGGCCGGAGGCGCGCGAGGCCACCGGGTCTCGGCGCTGGTGCTGAACGACCACCCGGACCTGATCCCCACCCTGCTGGCCCTGTGGCAGCTCGACAGCCCTCCGGTGCTGCTCGACCCGCAGTGGGGCGAGCGGCTGACCGCGTCCGTGCTGGCGCACAGCACGCCGTCCTTCCGGGTCGACCTCGTACCCTCCGTCACGGTGACCCCGCTCGCCGGGGGCCCCCTCGACGACGTGCCCGGCGACGCCGTCTTCATCGGCTACACCTCCGGCAGTACGGGCGACCCGAAGGCGATCGTCTTCACCCACGAGCGCCTGTACGACGGGACGCTGGGCAACGTCTCGGCGTCGGTGCGGCTGCGCGGCGCGCGCCCGGCCCGGCTCGCCCGCTCCATGCGGATGTCGGGATCCGGCGTGATCAACCTGCACCACACCTGGGGCGCGGTGCTCGGCGCGACCGTCGTGGTGCTGCCGGAACTGACCGTGGCCAGCGCCCGCGGGTACTGGGCCCGGCTGGCGGAGCACCACATCGACCAGACCTTCCTCGTCCCCCAACTGGTCGAGCTGGTCAACCGGTTCGCGCAGGATCGGGAGACCACCGGGCCCGGACCGCTGTGCTTCACCGGAAGCGCACCGCTCTCCCCGCGCACCCAGGAGCGCTTCCAGCGCCGCTTCGGGCTCCCCCTGATGAACGCCTACGGGCTCTCCGAGACCTCCTCGGCCGCCTTCTTCGGGGATCTCGGCGCGGACGGTCTGGCGACCAACCGCATCGGTGTCCCCGAGCGGGTCGCCGCCCGACTGCGCGACACGGCCGGGCACGTCGTGGACGGCCCCGGTGAGGGCGAGATCGAGCTGTCGGGCGCCCAGGTGTTCGGCGGCTACCACCGCAACGGCACCGCCACCGAGCAGACCCTGGTGGACGGCTGGCTGCGCACCGGCGACATCGCGCGGCGCGACGAGGACGGTGTCTACCGGCTGGTCGGCCGCAGCAAGGACGCCGTGATGAAGGGGAGTTACGCGATCTACCTGACCGAGGTGGAGGAGGCGGCGGCCGCCCATCCGGACGTCCTGGAGGTGGCCGCGGTGCCGCTGAGGCTGGCCGACAGCACCGAGGACATCGGGTGCCTGGTACGCCTCGTCGACGGGAGCGGCGCCGCGGCGGAGGAGATCCTCGGCTGGCTCCGCGAGGCCCTGGGCGCGCGGCGCGCACCCTGCAGGGTCGTCCTGACGACGGAGCCGCTGCCACGCGGCGGCCAGGACAAGCTGGTCCGGCCCGCCGTCACGGCCCGCTGGGACGAACTGCCCAACGTGCCGCGGGCGCTGCACGGTTCGTGGCAGAGCGCCGGAGCGGAGCGATGA
- a CDS encoding glycine cleavage T C-terminal barrel domain-containing protein, translating into MSLHRSPLHDEHLRLGARMAESEGRSMPVEYAGLFQEYQAHRRASVVWDASDLGSVRVSGPGAGDLLRRTLSNDLDRCGPGRSQYTFLLREADGSIVDDLMLWWVESDLFLLTPSLPGVLLAALRAARAAAPGADCVIEDVSADRVLLALQGPQAAERMAELAPAAASLSGSGVRRLELHGAPALVAATRFGGRSGFELQLPPAAALAVHRSLLARGVAPAGLAMRETHRLEAGILRHGFELGPGTTPLEVGYERAVGFDTDFSGREALLERRRSGVRRILRTLAMTDRRIPQPGEEVLLDGAAVGRVTSGTFSLRLRRGLAFAFVAPEVAPGSRVSVRGARGSADATVVTTPLPPEPAAGARS; encoded by the coding sequence GTGAGCCTGCACCGCTCACCGCTGCACGACGAACACCTCCGCCTCGGTGCCCGGATGGCCGAGTCCGAGGGCCGGAGCATGCCGGTGGAGTACGCCGGCCTGTTCCAGGAGTACCAGGCCCACCGCAGGGCCTCGGTGGTCTGGGACGCCTCGGACCTCGGCTCCGTCCGGGTCTCGGGCCCCGGCGCCGGGGACCTCCTGCGACGTACGCTCAGCAACGACCTGGACCGCTGCGGCCCCGGGCGCAGCCAGTACACCTTCCTGCTCCGCGAGGCGGACGGCAGCATCGTCGACGACCTGATGCTCTGGTGGGTGGAGAGCGATCTGTTCCTGCTGACCCCGAGCCTGCCGGGCGTCCTGCTCGCCGCGCTGCGGGCCGCCCGGGCGGCCGCTCCGGGGGCGGACTGCGTGATCGAGGACGTCTCGGCCGACCGGGTGCTGCTGGCCCTGCAGGGCCCCCAGGCCGCCGAACGGATGGCCGAACTCGCGCCGGCCGCAGCATCGTTGTCCGGAAGCGGGGTGCGGAGGCTGGAGCTCCACGGGGCCCCCGCGCTGGTGGCGGCCACCCGCTTCGGAGGCCGGAGCGGCTTCGAACTCCAGCTGCCGCCGGCGGCTGCCCTGGCCGTGCACCGGAGCCTGCTGGCCCGGGGCGTCGCGCCCGCCGGACTGGCGATGCGCGAGACGCACCGCCTGGAGGCGGGCATCCTGCGACACGGCTTCGAACTGGGACCGGGGACCACCCCGCTGGAGGTCGGGTACGAGCGGGCGGTCGGCTTCGACACCGACTTCAGCGGCCGGGAGGCACTGCTGGAGCGGCGCCGGAGCGGTGTGCGGAGGATCCTGCGGACGCTCGCCATGACGGACCGTCGGATCCCGCAACCGGGGGAGGAGGTGCTCCTGGACGGTGCCGCGGTGGGCCGCGTCACCAGCGGCACCTTCTCGCTGCGGCTTCGCCGGGGACTGGCGTTCGCCTTCGTGGCGCCCGAGGTGGCGCCGGGCAGCCGGGTGAGCGTGCGCGGGGCGCGGGGCAGTGCCGACGCCACCGTGGTCACCACCCCGCTCCCGCCGGAGCCGGCCGCCGGGGCGCGGTCGTGA
- a CDS encoding SDR family oxidoreductase has translation MPGDGSVTLVTGATGFLGSALAVRLVEQREAVRCVVRGATAAERAARLWGAFDGRVAEEDRHLVEVVAGDLAQERLGLPAAGFEALGENVSQVVHCGARVNMTLPYGPLYGTNVRATEELLALAQARAASFGYVSSLAAVARDVTGEPFELTDPVSGGYGQSKWSADRLVSVAHQEGRLRAVILRPGRITAHSRTARSNPDDLLERVLRVSARLGAVPLLDTRIRLSPVDWVSRLVVALCGTERAHGRAHHLIAPVTLPWAAVPAALRRAGYRPQELAYPHWRAAVVDAGRDDPAVARLSQALPPERLSFDDRIGSEPRNAAAALAGEYPEPPPAETLLADTVAAWQRTGELPVGT, from the coding sequence GTGCCGGGCGACGGATCGGTCACGCTCGTCACCGGGGCGACCGGGTTCCTCGGCTCGGCCCTGGCGGTGCGCCTGGTCGAACAGCGGGAGGCCGTGCGCTGCGTGGTCCGGGGCGCGACCGCGGCCGAACGGGCCGCACGGCTGTGGGGCGCCTTCGACGGACGGGTCGCCGAGGAGGACCGGCACCTGGTCGAGGTCGTGGCGGGCGACCTCGCGCAGGAGCGGCTCGGTCTGCCGGCCGCCGGTTTCGAGGCGCTCGGTGAGAACGTCTCCCAGGTCGTCCACTGCGGGGCGCGGGTCAACATGACACTGCCGTACGGGCCGCTGTACGGGACCAACGTCCGGGCGACGGAGGAGCTGCTCGCGCTGGCGCAGGCCCGGGCGGCGTCCTTCGGCTACGTGAGCAGCCTCGCGGCCGTCGCCCGCGACGTCACGGGCGAGCCGTTCGAGCTGACCGACCCGGTCTCCGGCGGGTACGGACAGTCGAAGTGGTCGGCCGACCGGCTGGTCAGCGTCGCGCACCAGGAGGGACGGCTGAGAGCCGTGATCCTGCGGCCGGGCCGGATCACGGCCCACTCCCGCACGGCGCGCTCGAACCCCGACGACCTGCTGGAGCGGGTCCTGCGCGTCTCGGCGCGGCTGGGCGCGGTGCCGCTCCTGGACACCCGGATCCGGCTCAGCCCCGTCGACTGGGTCAGCCGGCTGGTCGTCGCGCTCTGCGGCACGGAGCGGGCCCACGGCCGGGCGCACCACCTGATCGCGCCGGTGACCCTCCCGTGGGCGGCCGTGCCGGCCGCCCTGCGCCGGGCGGGGTACCGGCCGCAGGAGCTGGCGTACCCGCACTGGCGGGCGGCCGTCGTCGACGCGGGCCGGGACGATCCGGCGGTGGCCAGGCTCTCCCAGGCGCTCCCCCCGGAGCGGCTCTCCTTCGACGACCGGATCGGCAGCGAGCCCCGGAACGCCGCCGCAGCGCTGGCCGGTGAGTACCCGGAGCCGCCGCCCGCCGAGACCCTGCTCGCCGACACCGTCGCGGCCTGGCAGCGGACGGGGGAGCTGCCGGTCGGGACGTGA
- a CDS encoding GNAT family N-acetyltransferase, whose product MTFTLDGPVLEGAIVRLEPLEHRHLPDLAVAAEEDRSSYGFTWVPTADQVGRYIDEQHGRASAGRLAPYAQIERSSGRAVGATAFWDPRPWPGEDRLCAVEIGFTWLAPSAQGTGLNLEAKLLLFRHAFEVWDVARVDLKTDARNARSRAAIEKAGARFEGVLRNWSKSWAPGEDGLLRDSAMFSVVAAEWPRCRAGLEQRLAARGRRVPAPGARPADVSSAHDRTA is encoded by the coding sequence ATGACATTCACGCTTGACGGACCGGTGCTCGAAGGCGCGATCGTGCGCCTGGAGCCGCTGGAGCACCGCCATCTGCCGGACCTGGCGGTCGCGGCGGAGGAGGACCGCAGCTCGTACGGCTTCACCTGGGTGCCCACGGCGGACCAGGTCGGCCGCTACATCGACGAGCAGCACGGCCGGGCCTCGGCGGGCCGGCTCGCCCCGTACGCCCAGATCGAGCGATCGAGCGGCCGGGCGGTGGGCGCCACGGCCTTCTGGGATCCCCGCCCCTGGCCGGGCGAGGACCGGCTCTGCGCCGTCGAGATCGGCTTCACCTGGCTCGCGCCCTCGGCGCAGGGCACCGGACTGAACCTGGAGGCCAAGCTGCTGCTGTTCCGGCACGCCTTCGAGGTGTGGGACGTGGCCCGGGTGGATCTGAAGACGGACGCGCGCAACGCCCGCTCGCGGGCCGCCATCGAGAAGGCGGGCGCCCGCTTCGAGGGGGTGCTGCGCAACTGGTCCAAGTCCTGGGCGCCGGGCGAGGACGGCCTGCTGCGCGATTCGGCGATGTTCTCGGTGGTCGCCGCGGAGTGGCCGCGCTGCCGTGCCGGGCTCGAACAGCGGCTGGCCGCCCGTGGGCGGCGGGTACCGGCACCGGGCGCCCGCCCGGCAGACGTGTCGTCGGCGCACGACCGGACAGCGTGA
- a CDS encoding amino acid adenylation domain-containing protein encodes MALWDNYEGLDFQVVANRAGQYSLWPGGRPLPPGWAAAGRGGPWHACLEEIDETWRGGPGPEPRPLPGEHGGGPAPEADRSALRGPRRALPDGSITELIRARGLPAELTAARCGEQRLSRGELFGAAAGWARVLTEEGCGREVPVALLLPRGLDALTAILAVLEAGGAYVPVSCDDPAERIRAVLADCGARIVVTTDELADTLRPHAGVVLSLSDLRARAEHCTARPRPAAGDDLAYVFYTSGTTGRPKGVEGTHRQLVNYALWCAKAFAHRPGEATFLSASLFFLGSLTTIFTPLLEGWPIEVAPDGVTTDELLDLSRGTEGGLLKLTPTHIRMMTARGVPREGLARQLMVGSEPLTFGRELREWMAGDASRVVVNHYGLTETHGCFCHWLTGDEEPGARIPVGTPIDNVEAYVVDRDGELVGVGEVGELLVGGPSLGRGYRNRPALTAERWIPHPWGADGARLLRTGDLARLGPDGAVTVLGRADRQVKIRGHRVEPAAVEEALRGLPDVREALVLPRTADGTTALDAFVLREAGAGDGPDPLVLREALEAAFPPQWIPARMAVLDEFPVNANGKVDTGALPVPRPPAPVTAPGAGGERWSGLDRMVAGIFCDVLEIDLIGLLDSFYELGGDSLSSVEVAARAGRALGRDVPAPSADAATVRGYARRIGAVGLVPGTAPALPVPAAGPKAAI; translated from the coding sequence ATGGCACTGTGGGACAACTACGAGGGCCTGGACTTCCAGGTGGTGGCGAACCGCGCCGGGCAGTACTCGCTCTGGCCGGGAGGCCGGCCGCTGCCGCCCGGCTGGGCCGCCGCGGGTCGCGGCGGGCCGTGGCACGCGTGCCTGGAGGAGATCGACGAGACCTGGCGGGGCGGCCCCGGCCCGGAGCCCCGGCCGCTGCCCGGGGAGCACGGCGGCGGGCCGGCGCCGGAGGCGGACCGCTCCGCCCTGCGGGGTCCGCGTCGCGCCCTGCCGGACGGCTCGATCACCGAGCTGATCCGGGCACGCGGCCTCCCGGCGGAGCTGACCGCCGCGCGCTGCGGCGAGCAGCGGCTGAGCAGGGGTGAACTGTTCGGGGCTGCGGCCGGGTGGGCACGGGTGCTCACCGAGGAGGGCTGCGGCCGGGAGGTGCCGGTCGCGCTGCTGCTGCCGCGCGGCCTGGACGCGCTGACCGCGATCCTCGCCGTGCTGGAGGCCGGCGGGGCGTACGTCCCGGTGTCCTGCGACGACCCCGCCGAGCGGATCCGGGCGGTCCTGGCGGACTGCGGGGCGCGGATCGTGGTCACGACGGACGAGCTGGCGGACACGCTCCGGCCGCACGCCGGCGTGGTGCTGTCCCTGTCGGACCTGCGGGCGCGGGCCGAGCACTGCACGGCGCGGCCGCGCCCCGCCGCCGGTGACGACCTCGCGTACGTCTTCTACACCTCGGGCACCACCGGACGGCCCAAGGGCGTCGAGGGCACCCACCGGCAGCTGGTCAACTACGCGCTGTGGTGCGCGAAGGCGTTCGCCCACCGGCCGGGGGAGGCGACCTTCCTCAGCGCCTCGCTGTTCTTCCTCGGCTCGCTCACCACGATCTTCACCCCGCTGCTGGAGGGCTGGCCGATCGAGGTCGCGCCGGACGGGGTGACGACGGACGAGCTGCTGGACCTCTCCAGGGGCACCGAGGGCGGCCTGCTGAAGCTCACCCCGACGCACATCCGGATGATGACGGCCCGGGGCGTCCCACGGGAGGGCCTGGCCCGTCAGCTGATGGTGGGGAGCGAGCCCCTGACCTTCGGCCGGGAACTGCGGGAGTGGATGGCGGGCGACGCGAGCCGGGTGGTGGTCAACCACTACGGCCTGACGGAGACGCACGGGTGCTTCTGCCACTGGCTGACGGGCGACGAGGAGCCGGGCGCCCGGATCCCGGTCGGCACGCCGATCGACAACGTCGAGGCCTACGTGGTGGACCGGGACGGCGAGCTGGTCGGCGTCGGCGAGGTCGGCGAACTGCTGGTCGGCGGCCCGTCGCTCGGCCGCGGCTACCGCAACCGGCCCGCGCTCACCGCCGAGCGCTGGATCCCGCACCCCTGGGGCGCCGACGGCGCGCGGCTGCTGCGGACCGGCGACCTGGCGCGGCTGGGCCCCGACGGTGCGGTGACCGTCCTGGGCCGGGCGGACCGGCAGGTGAAGATCCGCGGGCACCGGGTCGAGCCGGCCGCCGTCGAGGAGGCGCTGCGCGGCCTGCCGGACGTCAGGGAGGCCCTGGTCCTGCCCCGGACCGCCGACGGCACCACGGCCCTGGACGCCTTCGTGCTCCGTGAGGCCGGGGCCGGCGACGGCCCCGACCCCCTCGTGCTGCGCGAGGCCCTGGAGGCCGCCTTCCCGCCCCAGTGGATCCCGGCCCGGATGGCGGTGCTGGACGAGTTCCCGGTGAACGCCAACGGCAAGGTGGACACCGGCGCCCTGCCCGTTCCCCGGCCGCCGGCTCCCGTCACGGCCCCCGGCGCGGGCGGTGAGCGCTGGAGCGGGCTGGACCGGATGGTCGCCGGCATCTTCTGCGACGTGCTGGAGATCGACCTGATCGGGCTGCTGGACAGCTTCTACGAGCTCGGCGGCGACTCGCTGAGCTCGGTGGAGGTGGCCGCCCGGGCCGGGCGGGCCCTCGGCCGGGACGTCCCCGCGCCGTCGGCCGACGCCGCCACGGTGCGCGGGTACGCGCGCCGGATCGGGGCCGTCGGGCTCGTCCCGGGGACGGCCCCGGCGCTCCCGGTACCCGCCGCCGGGCCGAAGGCGGCGATCTGA
- a CDS encoding GNAT family N-acetyltransferase: MNWEIREALDEGDVRRCWPVFRELRLNIATEEIFVGRWRTQREEGYRIVLLERDGEVQAVGGYRILNSMAWGRILYLDDLAALSERHGGGLGTAVLRYVQDQARRAGCEAVHLDTGYHRHRAHKAYLRNGFEFNSHHLEWKVTGA, translated from the coding sequence ATGAACTGGGAGATCCGCGAAGCCCTGGACGAGGGCGACGTGCGCAGGTGCTGGCCGGTGTTCCGGGAGCTGCGGCTGAACATCGCCACCGAGGAGATCTTCGTCGGCCGCTGGAGGACCCAGCGGGAGGAGGGCTACCGGATCGTCCTGCTGGAGCGGGACGGCGAGGTGCAGGCGGTGGGGGGCTACCGCATCCTCAACTCGATGGCCTGGGGCCGGATCCTCTACCTGGACGATCTCGCGGCGCTCAGCGAGCGGCACGGCGGCGGGCTCGGCACCGCCGTCCTGCGGTACGTCCAGGACCAGGCCCGCCGCGCCGGCTGCGAGGCCGTGCACCTGGACACCGGCTACCACCGGCACCGCGCGCACAAGGCGTACCTGCGCAACGGGTTCGAGTTCAACAGCCACCACCTGGAGTGGAAGGTCACCGGGGCATGA
- a CDS encoding cytochrome P450: MTAAAPDRVPAIEIFDPMCPAVLKDPYAAYRELRDHHPVALLEPLGLWVVSRYEHARDVLGAPDAFSAALAFGKDSSITDTRGAEPRRLNLRFAGDAGGVVSSTDGETHTRLRRTVAGLLSKPRLDAAEAAIADRVDRVLAELAGGGERFDVVEGLAKPVAARAIGVLMGLDEDVTRVLARWADLTARALDPGDELSTAAAGPRVMRSNLASFRAVTAFLNSARGVPGGPPNVLAHSWQEAAGPAAREEVILAILQLFQAGYETIVSAVCHLMAAFVIDGPRTPGFPDGPVPAPDLVDEAVRLASPVRATFRTAVGPRTVGGVPLPDGAMVMVLLGSANRDERVFEDPDRPRPGRPTTHLAFGAGPHRCLGRMLAQLELRHIVGALAARTRSISSIEGARVGANILKAGYDHLPVSVEWR; this comes from the coding sequence GTGACCGCCGCGGCGCCGGACCGGGTACCGGCCATCGAGATCTTCGACCCGATGTGCCCGGCCGTCCTGAAGGACCCGTACGCGGCCTACCGGGAGCTTCGGGACCACCACCCGGTCGCCCTGCTGGAGCCGCTCGGCCTCTGGGTGGTCAGCCGCTACGAGCACGCGCGCGACGTGCTGGGCGCGCCCGACGCCTTCTCGGCGGCTCTCGCCTTCGGCAAGGACTCCTCGATCACCGACACCCGGGGCGCCGAGCCGCGCCGGTTGAATCTGAGGTTCGCCGGGGACGCGGGCGGGGTCGTCTCCTCCACCGACGGCGAGACCCACACCCGGCTGCGCCGGACGGTCGCCGGGCTGCTGAGCAAGCCCCGGCTCGACGCGGCCGAGGCCGCGATCGCGGACCGGGTGGACCGCGTGCTGGCCGAACTCGCGGGCGGGGGAGAGCGCTTCGACGTGGTCGAGGGCCTGGCCAAGCCGGTGGCGGCCCGGGCGATCGGAGTCCTGATGGGTCTGGACGAGGACGTGACACGGGTGCTCGCCCGCTGGGCCGATCTGACCGCCCGGGCGCTGGACCCGGGGGACGAGCTCTCCACGGCGGCGGCCGGCCCCCGGGTGATGCGCAGCAACCTGGCGTCCTTCCGCGCCGTGACGGCGTTCCTGAACTCCGCCCGCGGCGTCCCGGGGGGCCCGCCGAACGTGCTGGCGCACTCCTGGCAGGAGGCGGCCGGCCCGGCCGCGCGGGAGGAGGTCATCCTGGCCATCCTCCAGCTCTTCCAGGCGGGTTACGAGACCATCGTGTCGGCGGTCTGTCACCTGATGGCCGCCTTCGTGATCGACGGCCCGAGGACGCCGGGCTTCCCCGACGGCCCGGTTCCCGCGCCCGACCTGGTCGACGAGGCCGTCCGGCTCGCCTCGCCGGTCCGGGCCACCTTCCGTACGGCGGTCGGGCCCAGGACGGTCGGCGGGGTACCGCTGCCGGACGGCGCGATGGTGATGGTGCTGCTCGGTTCGGCCAACCGCGACGAACGCGTCTTCGAGGATCCGGACCGGCCGCGGCCCGGGCGGCCCACCACCCATCTGGCGTTCGGCGCGGGCCCGCACCGGTGCCTGGGCCGGATGCTCGCACAACTCGAACTGCGCCACATCGTCGGCGCGTTGGCGGCCCGCACCCGGAGCATCTCCTCGATCGAGGGGGCCAGGGTCGGCGCCAACATCCTGAAGGCCGGTTACGACCATCTGCCGGTGAGCGTCGAATGGCGCTGA
- a CDS encoding NAD(P)-dependent oxidoreductase, with protein sequence MALTPPASSARPCPTGPVGHTRRECFAMRVGFIGAGLMGAPMVERLLRAGHEVVVSSRAPELLPAAWTTVGSPAEAAEGADVICSILPDSAEVRAVVTAVLDAARPGAVIVEMSTHAPAVARELARAAEARGVAYLDCPAGGGVAAVREGTLALWVGGAAEALERARPVLAAIGDEAKLRHLGPVGTALVVKLANNYLVAVNAVASGEALAMVREAGVDPRAAIEAITSGGGGTNAQLANLYPNRVLAGDFKAGFKLGHMLKDLRHAFDLAAETDVPAPVGGAAGARMAEAGKRFGPDVDFGSVARLHGW encoded by the coding sequence ATGGCGCTGACCCCACCGGCGTCCTCAGCACGGCCGTGTCCCACCGGACCGGTCGGCCACACACGACGGGAGTGCTTCGCGATGCGCGTTGGTTTCATCGGTGCCGGGCTCATGGGGGCGCCCATGGTGGAGCGCCTCCTGCGGGCGGGCCACGAGGTCGTGGTCTCCTCCCGGGCCCCGGAGCTGCTGCCGGCGGCCTGGACCACGGTGGGGAGCCCCGCGGAGGCGGCCGAGGGCGCCGACGTGATCTGCTCGATCCTGCCGGACTCCGCCGAGGTCCGGGCGGTCGTCACGGCGGTGCTGGACGCCGCCCGGCCCGGTGCGGTGATCGTGGAGATGAGCACGCACGCCCCGGCCGTCGCCCGGGAACTCGCCCGCGCGGCCGAGGCCAGAGGTGTGGCGTACCTGGACTGTCCGGCCGGCGGCGGCGTCGCCGCGGTGCGCGAGGGCACCCTCGCCCTCTGGGTCGGCGGCGCCGCCGAGGCACTGGAGCGGGCCCGCCCGGTGCTGGCGGCCATCGGCGACGAGGCGAAACTGCGGCACCTCGGCCCGGTCGGCACCGCTCTGGTGGTCAAGCTGGCCAACAACTACCTGGTGGCCGTCAACGCGGTCGCCTCCGGCGAGGCGCTCGCGATGGTCCGCGAGGCCGGGGTGGACCCGAGGGCGGCGATCGAGGCGATCACCTCCGGTGGCGGCGGGACGAACGCGCAGCTGGCCAACCTCTACCCGAACCGGGTGCTCGCCGGGGACTTCAAGGCCGGCTTCAAGCTCGGCCACATGCTGAAGGACCTCCGGCACGCCTTCGACCTGGCCGCCGAGACGGACGTGCCGGCCCCGGTGGGCGGGGCCGCCGGTGCTCGGATGGCCGAGGCCGGGAAGCGGTTCGGCCCCGACGTCGACTTCGGGTCGGTGGCCCGCCTGCACGGCTGGTGA
- a CDS encoding VOC family protein, translated as MIGGITHVTMEAAELEHGVTLGTDLGFTLDFVDRVELPAAFEGIGTSDHTLPLALLAGPRGIRLEVVQHRRSTGRRGAYTPLFEGPPPHPGRPTVDRPGIRAALLRAGALADPACRAVAGPGGDAWFDSSGAPGGLAGLLCHAEDVRVEAAFWSAFARARWSTVGDEGAWGSVSSPLLPAPCRLVILPAEGDRPRHAMNDCGFPSIGVAATAIDADCARALAAGATLRAEPIVTTVGGRPLRMALIETPGGAPVELLSVHRDGSRGRPAARRAPVAPAASGAHPHPTTTAGAGPDDIHA; from the coding sequence GTGATCGGGGGCATCACGCACGTGACGATGGAGGCCGCCGAACTGGAGCACGGCGTCACGCTCGGCACCGACCTGGGCTTCACGCTCGACTTCGTCGACCGGGTCGAGCTGCCGGCCGCCTTCGAGGGGATCGGGACGAGCGACCACACGCTGCCCCTCGCCCTGCTGGCGGGCCCGCGCGGGATCCGGCTGGAGGTCGTGCAGCACCGGCGCTCGACCGGCCGGCGCGGCGCCTACACACCGCTGTTCGAGGGGCCGCCCCCGCACCCGGGCCGGCCGACGGTCGACCGGCCGGGGATCCGGGCGGCCCTGCTGCGGGCCGGGGCGCTGGCCGATCCCGCCTGCCGCGCCGTGGCCGGGCCCGGGGGCGACGCGTGGTTCGACTCCTCGGGCGCTCCCGGCGGCCTGGCCGGACTGCTCTGCCACGCCGAGGACGTCCGGGTCGAGGCCGCCTTCTGGTCGGCGTTCGCCAGGGCCCGCTGGAGCACGGTCGGCGACGAAGGGGCCTGGGGCTCAGTGTCCTCCCCGCTGCTCCCGGCGCCGTGCCGGCTGGTGATCCTCCCCGCCGAGGGCGACCGCCCGCGGCACGCCATGAACGACTGCGGATTCCCCTCCATCGGCGTCGCCGCCACCGCGATCGACGCCGACTGTGCGAGGGCCCTGGCCGCCGGGGCGACGCTGCGCGCCGAACCGATCGTCACCACGGTCGGCGGCCGCCCGCTGCGGATGGCCCTGATCGAGACCCCGGGCGGCGCGCCCGTGGAACTGTTGTCCGTGCACCGCGACGGCAGCCGGGGGCGCCCGGCCGCCCGCCGGGCGCCCGTCGCCCCGGCAGCGTCCGGGGCGCACCCCCATCCGACGACCACCGCAGGAGCAGGGCCCGATGACATTCACGCTTGA